Part of the Sulfuricurvum sp. genome is shown below.
GTTCGAAAATGATGTTCTTATCGAAGTGCATGCTACGGGAGTGAATCCTTTAGATTCCAAAATTAGAGATGGAGAATTTAAACTGCTCTTACCCTACAAACCACCTTTCATCTTAGGTCATGAGTTGGCGGGGAGAGTTGTGAAAGTTGGAGGAAACGTAAAAAATATCAAAGTCGGTGATGAAGTTTATGCAAGACCGACAGATCATCGAATCGGAACATTCGCCGAATTTATTGCTGTAGATGAAAAAGATGTAGCCTTAAAACCAAAATCATTGACGATGGAAGAAGCGGCCTCCATTCCTCTGGTGGGGCTGACAGCGTGGCAGGTCTTAATCGAAAAAGCGAAACTAAAAAAAGGAGAAAAAGTTTTCATTCAAGCGGGTTCAGGCGGTGTCGGAACATTTGCTATTCAATTAGCAAAAAGCATGGGGGCTACCGTTGCTACTACTACAAGCGCAGCTAATATGGAGGTAGTAAAGAGTCTCGGTGCAGATGTGGTGATTGATTACAAGAAGGAGGATTTTGAAACTATCTTAAAAGATTATGATGTAGTTATAAATTCTCAAGACACAAAAACCCTCTACAAATCATTAGGTATTCTTAGAAAAGGGGGACGACTTATTTCAATATCAGGTCCACCGGATACTCGCTTTGCAGATGATCTTGGAGCACCATGGTTACTAAAAATGGTTATGTTTTGCTTGAGCTACGGTGTTCGAAAAAAGGCGAAAAAACTTAATGTTGAGTATTCATTTCATTTTATGAAATCAGACGGCAAAGCATTGAGCGAAATTTCAACTCTTATCGATTCGTCAATCATTCGTCCTGTTGTGGATAAAGTCTTTTCTTTTGACGAGGCAAACGATGCTTTGACCTACGTTCAAAGAGGGCATGCCAAAGGTAAAGTTGTTATAAAAGTCAAATAATAAAAGGAAAACAAATGCAAATGGTTAATAATACTATTCTGATCACAGGCGGGGCAAGCGGTATCGGTTATGAATTAGCACGACAACTTTGTGAAAAAAATACAGTCATTATTACAGGGCGTAATAGTGAAAAACTAGAAAAAGCAAAAAAAGAGTTGAAAAACATTCATATCTTTAAAAGCGATGTTGCCGATCCTCAGGAGATAATGGCCCTATATGAGATGGTTTCAAAATCATTTCCACATCTTAATATCCTGATTAACAATGCGGGTATTTCGAAAAAAATCAATATGCATGATGAAAACGATTTCACCCATCTGACCCAAGAGATCAACACCAATCTAAGCGGTGTTATTTATATGTGTAACCAGTTTTTGCCCCTTTTAAAGCGACAAAAAACTGCTGCTATCGTTAATGTCAGCTCTGCGTTGGCATTTGTTCCATTGTCCATCACACCTGTATATTCTGCTACCAAGGCAGCGTTGCATTCATTTACACGGTCACTCCGTATTCAGCTAAAACACAGCCATGTAAAAGTTATCGAATTGATGCCCTCTGTTACAGAAACCCCTTTATTGGATGAATTTGAACAAAAAGAGCTAGATAAAATGGTAGTCATGTCTGCATCGCAACTTGCTCAAATAGCTATCAAAAAAATGGGTAGAGGTACCCTAGAGATCAGACCTGGACAGAGTAATGCGCTTAAGATGATGAGTCGTATTGCTCCAAATTTTGCCCTTAATATGCTCAATAAATAAAGGATATATCATGTTTAAAAAAGTAGTTCTTTTTCTAGTCTTTCTACTGAGTGTAAATTCAGCCTTTGCTGATACAAACAATTCTCCTGTCGGTACTTGGCTTACGATTGATGATAATACGCACAAGCCAACTGCATTGATACAAATCATGCAAAGTAATGACGGTGCTTTAATCGGAAAAGCACTCAAAGGGCTTCGTCCCACTGATACTTCTGAGCGCCGCTGTACAGAATGCAGTGATGAACGCAAAAATCAGAAAATTCAGGGGATGACCATTATGAAAAATATGAAACCTGACGGTGATGGATGGGATGGAGGTAAGATTCTTGATCCGGATATTGGCAAGGAATACAGTTGTAAAATGCATCTCGA
Proteins encoded:
- a CDS encoding NADP-dependent oxidoreductase, which translates into the protein MKAFVLTRYGKKVAPIAMEMPDPKMFENDVLIEVHATGVNPLDSKIRDGEFKLLLPYKPPFILGHELAGRVVKVGGNVKNIKVGDEVYARPTDHRIGTFAEFIAVDEKDVALKPKSLTMEEAASIPLVGLTAWQVLIEKAKLKKGEKVFIQAGSGGVGTFAIQLAKSMGATVATTTSAANMEVVKSLGADVVIDYKKEDFETILKDYDVVINSQDTKTLYKSLGILRKGGRLISISGPPDTRFADDLGAPWLLKMVMFCLSYGVRKKAKKLNVEYSFHFMKSDGKALSEISTLIDSSIIRPVVDKVFSFDEANDALTYVQRGHAKGKVVIKVK
- a CDS encoding SDR family NAD(P)-dependent oxidoreductase translates to MQMVNNTILITGGASGIGYELARQLCEKNTVIITGRNSEKLEKAKKELKNIHIFKSDVADPQEIMALYEMVSKSFPHLNILINNAGISKKINMHDENDFTHLTQEINTNLSGVIYMCNQFLPLLKRQKTAAIVNVSSALAFVPLSITPVYSATKAALHSFTRSLRIQLKHSHVKVIELMPSVTETPLLDEFEQKELDKMVVMSASQLAQIAIKKMGRGTLEIRPGQSNALKMMSRIAPNFALNMLNK
- a CDS encoding DUF2147 domain-containing protein; amino-acid sequence: MFKKVVLFLVFLLSVNSAFADTNNSPVGTWLTIDDNTHKPTALIQIMQSNDGALIGKALKGLRPTDTSERRCTECSDERKNQKIQGMTIMKNMKPDGDGWDGGKILDPDIGKEYSCKMHLEDGGRKLVVRGYIGFSLIGRTQVWTRQNNNNE